TTGTGCGCCTATTTTGTGTATTTGTAACTTGTATATTGTGCTCTGGGAGTTTTCTCGATGGCAAAGGAAAAGTTTGAACGTTCCAAACCGCACGTTAACGTTGGTACTATCGGTCACGTTGACCACGGTAAAACAACTCTAACTGCAGCATTGACTCGTGTATGTGCTGAAGTATTTGGTGGTGC
The nucleotide sequence above comes from Litoribrevibacter albus. Encoded proteins:
- a CDS encoding GTP-binding protein, with amino-acid sequence MAKEKFERSKPHVNVGTIGHVDHGKTTLTAALTRVCAEVFGGA